GCTCAATCCTAAATTAATCATCAAACTATCTACAAGTGGCTAATGATCGCCGATAAAAACGGCCAAATTAACACAAAGGTATAAGATGGATCTgccaaagaaaacaaaacataacgTATCGTTTTAATAGCACTCTTTAATACACATACTTATCTTcggcaaaataaaaacaaataacaattcGATCAacaactccagaaaaaaaacaatacatcAGCGAAGTGAACAACGAACAACAATAGAAGTGATAGAGATCTCACATACTCGAAATTCAACGAGAAAATACAATCTTTAAACAACACATCACCCTTCTGGATCTTGCTCTTCCGGAAATCTGTCCTTCACTTCGAGATCTTCACCGTATTGAATAGTAGTGTCGATAACAAGTAGAAGTTGTTCTATACTTTCTTCGTCGTCAGAATTAAGCGGGACAAATTTCACGATTGAATAATCTTCGAGGAcctagagaagaaaaaaagatagtgtGTTCTCTTACAACGaatctttttcaaacaacttctGAGAGCCTTTTTCGTGGATAAACTAATAACATAGATCAACAACACATGCAGGGTGACGTAAAGAGATTAAAAAGGTTCATTCgtgaaaaaaagtcagaaaaaaaaaccaacttctATTCTATCATACAAATGAAACTTTGATAAACCACTACCAAAATACCCTTacggaaaagaaaagcacCTGCGCAATAGTTTTTGTTAACTGACGATGTCGTTCATTCCATATATGTGTGGTGTCGTGTTCTACAATACTTCTGGTGTCCGTCTCAAGAAAGTCTTCAACCTATAATCAAACAACGCAGTTAATTTCGAGTCGCGTATCGCACAAGGAATGCAagtaaccagaaaaaaagtacttgtTATCCAGTCAACATTTCCTAATAAAGTCTCCagctcttttaaaaaaaaaattctcttgtaaggaaaaaaaggaatccgGACAAAAATATGAGATTCCTAATGCCGCTATATCATGCGACAAGCAGAACAAAAACAGGTTTCATTGAACAAAACAATAttctaaatgcaaaaaaaaagtcgatgaagaaggatgaaggaaggaaggaagaggcgccttcttcagaactaATGAGATTTTCTCGTCTTTGACATCTCAATTAGTTGAAAGTACAGGAGAGTCATGCACTTCTAATTCTTCGGATTCAGTGATGTGTGTAAGAGACAAGGAAACATATTCGTGAGCCTGCGATTCAAGTTGTAACTAAGAAGAATATGGTGGTACAATGAATAATgtatcatttctttcattattttaaacaatgttttttttttcgctgaataTAGACACTGTTGAGATCCAAAAGGTATCCATAAATGAAAGAGGAATAGCGAGGAGCATGTGACAATCCTTACAAAAtcatttcaagttttttcaaatttcaatttcggatcaaaaagcaggaaaaaaagaagacaaatcaacaaacaaaatgaataataaacaaatttaaaaaaaaccaagtcgGCAAAACTGATACAAACTCACCAAGACCTTATTCCTTTCTGAGAGTAGATCCATCTTGGTGAGCACATTTACGCAAGGAGTCTCAATAGCTATCATTGCTGACAAAGCCGTTAATGCACCAGCAATAAATCTTAACAGATCTGATTTGAGAATTTCATCCATGTCATCAACAAAATATTGTTCACTTTTCAGCCTCCAAAACAAAATGGGTGTCGATAAGAAACACTGAACAAACATTGAAGTCCCAAGCCCTAAAAACTAATCATTCACGGAGACACTGTAAATATTTAAGATAAGAACGTAGGAGACGATACCTGAAGGCGTCAACGAGCTGTCGCATAATCGGCAAATGACTGTACAATTCAATCTGACCTGGACaatcgaaaatgaaataatcatCTTCACCTTCACAAAGTTCATCATGGAGCCATTCCAGATTTTGAACCAAATATCTGAACTCCTCTTAACGTTCAcatgtttagaagaaaatatgctACTGCTTAATAACCTACTTACTCCATACAGAATACAAGAGCTCCATTTGGTCCGAGAGCCAGTTCTTCATCTTCCATCACATCATCAACACTAATCAAAGCACGTACATCTAGAAACACAAAATCATAACTGAGTTCCGTAACAATACGAGGTTTATCATGTTTTTTCAGCTGTACTTATTTGAGAAAAGAGAATTGTTTATGCAACAAAAGGAGCGCTGATACACAGCATATTTCAACGAATTCATATCACTGTGTTCTGAAAAGGTGCTACAGTATCACTATACGCAGATAAGCCGAGCTTTCTCATTATAAAACCACTGGAaacctttttcttcacaaaaattgCATCCTGACGAGACTCCGCCAAACTATGAGACACCATAAAGTGATGTCAACTAAAATGTCATTTGCGCCAGTAATGGCAATATGAGATGACGCTGCTTCT
This window of the Necator americanus strain Aroian chromosome III, whole genome shotgun sequence genome carries:
- a CDS encoding hypothetical protein (NECATOR_CHRIII.G13049.T1); this translates as MKYAQLVMGPAGSGKSTYCSVIFNHCQSISRQVHVVNLDPAAESFNYPAAADVRALISVDDVMEDEELALGPNGALVFCMEYLVQNLEWLHDELCEGEDDYFIFDCPGQIELYSHLPIMRQLVDAFRAWDFNVCSVFLIDTHFVLEAEKFIAGALTALSAMIAIETPCVNVLTKMDLLSERNKVLVEDFLETDTRSIVEHDTTHIWNERHRQLTKTIAQVLEDYSIVKFVPLNSDDEESIEQLLLVIDTTIQYGEDLEVKDRFPEEQDPEG